In Mytilus edulis chromosome 4, xbMytEdul2.2, whole genome shotgun sequence, the following proteins share a genomic window:
- the LOC139519917 gene encoding hemicentin-1-like isoform X4 codes for MKSKIHVVWNYCVLCIVVVKGNFIKRPDDVTECSGVDLTFGWEYSGSANVVMWEKLPSTTVLSHVLIVDLLTPGSGYEGRIRHNSNGNMTLKSLKEEDSGTYKCTVTYLLGIAEDSIDVIIYNRLRMPPSITYNSKTNKLSCTVADVNSGIHYTWTLNEEVIGTENALIPKNSGVYTCVITGKAIEMCAVSNIKKNASFSLQMEKPVVAARQPTIRTIDGQSVTLECYVVSAVPQIINSWKWFRENEKGNILSYSPTYNISFVTVGHGLNYKCTASNDAGESIPVTVMVQVLTPPHIQSFGEYSPLENSNLHIRCNISSNPSPNWDQVHWTKIESISFRVSGFSLYFNEISRQEAGIYTCHVTTLLELTSGQILTKTDNKNVTIDVLYAPGSSIKLSTTSNSIITIENSAIPTVLCSANCNPGCAFNWQTPSGTLIAGAELSLGNAKRNMNGTYTCSASTSIGLDNHVAYARIDLIIHYSPFITSILPSKSVSVMEESQITLVCKAGGYPSPNITWSYMGKNDTSSLKSIVDFESLTFVNISRMKGGIYFCHVNNGIGEGHFEEIHLTVTHGPGLSVEILPLNSISVSENETIENITCSATCNPVCSYKWQKPDGNHVADNNLELGAAHRDMSGTYLCTAENEIQSMTLQGFARLSLLVYYSATISFFSPKNKLILEEGDTLQIVCEADGYPFPNITWSKNNNIFSRKDVHYFKALSCGDSGYYTCIVTNGIGSTDEDGFNLSIPCGHIQEDTTTVTFENGTGGSSINLSQINSDSRQSIFIYVGIGGGIFVVVAIAVSFIIVYTIKGQRQIKGPINQQATDIQPGNEYNEILDTDVSSISPSQGVYSEITEDGNTVEEPHSTDDPREPSGGKIAYFITCNNLDSSYLCAVPSNSTVTSITCNNFESFTRNES; via the exons ATGAAGTCAAAAATACATGTTGTGTGGAATTATTGTGTTCTTTGTATCGTTGTAGTTAAAG GTAATTTCATAAAAAGACCAGATGATGTAACAGAGTGTTCTGGAGTTGATTTAACATTTGGATGGGAATACAGTGGTTCCGCCAATGTAGTGATGTGGGAAAAGCTTCCATCAACGACTGTCCTTTCGCATGTCttaattgttg ATTTATTGACCCCCGGTTCAGGATATGAAGGGCGAATCAGACATAATTCCAATGGCAATATGAccttaaaaagtttaaaagaggAAGATTCTGGTACCTATAAATGCACTGTGACTTACCTACTTGGAATTGCAGAAGATAGCATTGATGTGATAATTTACA ATAGATTGAGAATGCCACCTTCGATAACATACAACAGCAAAACGAATAAATTATCATGTACAGTAGCTGATGTGAATAGCGGAATACATTACACATGGACG ttgaaCGAAGAAGTAATTGGAACTGAAAACGCTTTAATACCGAAAAACAGTGGTGTCTATACATGTGTTATAACCGGGAAGGCTATAGAAATGTGCGCTGTCAGTAATATTAAGAAAAACGCATCGTTTTCATTGCAGATGG AAAAGCCAGTTGTTGCAGCCCGTCAGCCAACTATAAGAACGATAGATGGACAATCCGTTACACTTGAGTGCTATGTTGTCAGTGCTGTGCCACAAATAATAAATTCCTGGAAATGGTTTAGAGAAAATGAAAAGGGGAATATTTTGTCATACTCCCCAACATACAATATTTCCTTTGTAACAGTCGGTCATGGACTTAACTACAAATGCACAGCGTCAAATGATGCTGGTGAATCGATCCCTGTAACAGTTATGGTACAAGTTCTCA CACCTCCACATATTCAGTCTTTCGGTGAATACAGTCCCCTAGAAAACTCTAATCTTCATATTCGTTGCAACATATCTAGTAACCCGTCTCCGAATTGGGATCAAGTTCACTGGACAAAGATTGAATCAATATCTTTTAGAGTTTCAGGTTTTAGTTTGTATTTCAATGAAATTAGTCGCCAGGAAGCTGGTATATATACATGCCACGTCACCACTTTACTGGAATTGACGTCTGGACAGATATTAACAAAGACGGACAACAAAAATGTCACCATTGATGTTTTAT acgCTCCTGGTTCATCTATAAAGCTATCTACgacatcaaattcaattattacAATAGAAAACTCAGCCATTCCAACTGTTTTATGCAGTGCTAATTGTAATCCTGGTTGTGCTTTCAACTGGCAAACTCCATCTGGGACATTAATAGCTGGTGCTGAACTCAGTCTAGGTAATGCCAAAAGGAATATGAACGGCACATATACTTGTTCAGCTTCGACCAGTATTGGTTTAGATAACCATGTAGCCTATGCTAGGATAGATCTAATTATTCATT ATAGTCCATTTATCACTTCGATCCTACCATCCAAAAGTGTAAGTGTGATGGAAGAATCTCAAATAACACTAGTCTGTAAAGCAGGTGGCTATCCATCACCTAACATAACTTGGAGTTACATGGGGAAAAACGACACATCATCCCTGAAAAGCATAGTGGACTTTGAATCTTTGACGTTTGTAAACATTTCACGCATGAAGGGTGGTATATATTTCTGCCATGTTAATAATGGTATCGGTGAGGGACATTTTGAAGAAATTCACCTGACTGTAACAC ATGGACCTGGGCTATCAGTCGAAATTCTCCCCTTGAACAGCATAAGTGTGAGTGAGAATGAAACCATAGAAAATATCACATGCTCTGCAACATGCAATCCTGTGTGTTCATACAAATGGCAAAAGCCTGACGGAAATCATGTGGCAGATAATAATCTTGAGCTTGGAGCCGCTCATAGAGATATGAGTGGAACTTACTTGTGTACAGCTGAAAATGAGATACAATCTATGACTTTACAAGGATTTGCTAGATTATCACTCCTTGTCTACT ATTCTGCAACTATTTCCTTTTTCTCCCCAAAAAACAAGCTAATCTTGGAAGAAGGAGACACATTACAAATTGTTTGTGAAGCAGATGGGTATCCTTTTCCAAACATAACTTGGagtaaaaacaataatattttttctcggAAAGATGTGCATTATTTTAAGGCTCTTTCGTGTGGAGACTCGGGTTACTATACGTGCATTGTAACCAACGGAATAGGTTCTACAGATGAAGATGGATTTAACCTTTCAATACCAT GTGGACACATCCAAGAAGATACAACGACTGTTACTTTTGAAAACGGAACTGGAGGAAGTTCAATTAATTTGTCGCAAATTAACTCGG ATTCCAGACAGTCGATCTTCATCTATGTTGGAATTGGTGGTGGGATATTTGTTGTTGTAGCAATTGCAGTTTCCTTTATCATAGTGTATACAATCAAAGGACAACG ACAAATAAAGGGACCAATTAACCAACAGGCAACGGACATTCAACCAGGAAATGAGTATAATGAAATTCTCGATACCGATGTCAGCTCAATATCACCATCTCAAG
- the LOC139519917 gene encoding hemicentin-1-like isoform X1, with amino-acid sequence MKSKIHVVWNYCVLCIVVVKGNFIKRPDDVTECSGVDLTFGWEYSGSANVVMWEKLPSTTVLSHVLIVDLLTPGSGYEGRIRHNSNGNMTLKSLKEEDSGTYKCTVTYLLGIAEDSIDVIIYNRLRMPPSITYNSKTNKLSCTVADVNSGIHYTWTLNEEVIGTENALIPKNSGVYTCVITGKAIEMCAVSNIKKNASFSLQMEKPVVAARQPTIRTIDGQSVTLECYVVSAVPQIINSWKWFRENEKGNILSYSPTYNISFVTVGHGLNYKCTASNDAGESIPVTVMVQVLTPPHIQSFGEYSPLENSNLHIRCNISSNPSPNWDQVHWTKIESISFRVSGFSLYFNEISRQEAGIYTCHVTTLLELTSGQILTKTDNKNVTIDVLYAPGSSIKLSTTSNSIITIENSAIPTVLCSANCNPGCAFNWQTPSGTLIAGAELSLGNAKRNMNGTYTCSASTSIGLDNHVAYARIDLIIHYSPFITSILPSKSVSVMEESQITLVCKAGGYPSPNITWSYMGKNDTSSLKSIVDFESLTFVNISRMKGGIYFCHVNNGIGEGHFEEIHLTVTHGPGLSVEILPLNSISVSENETIENITCSATCNPVCSYKWQKPDGNHVADNNLELGAAHRDMSGTYLCTAENEIQSMTLQGFARLSLLVYYSATISFFSPKNKLILEEGDTLQIVCEADGYPFPNITWSKNNNIFSRKDVHYFKALSCGDSGYYTCIVTNGIGSTDEDGFNLSIPCGHIQEDTTTVTFENGTGGSSINLSQINSDSRQSIFIYVGIGGGIFVVVAIAVSFIIVYTIKGQRQIKGPINQQATDIQPGNEYNEILDTDVSSISPSQGVYSEITEDGNTVEEPHSTDDPREPSGGSSVGYSKFQPSNNLDSSYLCAVPSNSTVTSITCNNLDSSYLCAVPSNSTVTSITCNNFESFTRNES; translated from the exons ATGAAGTCAAAAATACATGTTGTGTGGAATTATTGTGTTCTTTGTATCGTTGTAGTTAAAG GTAATTTCATAAAAAGACCAGATGATGTAACAGAGTGTTCTGGAGTTGATTTAACATTTGGATGGGAATACAGTGGTTCCGCCAATGTAGTGATGTGGGAAAAGCTTCCATCAACGACTGTCCTTTCGCATGTCttaattgttg ATTTATTGACCCCCGGTTCAGGATATGAAGGGCGAATCAGACATAATTCCAATGGCAATATGAccttaaaaagtttaaaagaggAAGATTCTGGTACCTATAAATGCACTGTGACTTACCTACTTGGAATTGCAGAAGATAGCATTGATGTGATAATTTACA ATAGATTGAGAATGCCACCTTCGATAACATACAACAGCAAAACGAATAAATTATCATGTACAGTAGCTGATGTGAATAGCGGAATACATTACACATGGACG ttgaaCGAAGAAGTAATTGGAACTGAAAACGCTTTAATACCGAAAAACAGTGGTGTCTATACATGTGTTATAACCGGGAAGGCTATAGAAATGTGCGCTGTCAGTAATATTAAGAAAAACGCATCGTTTTCATTGCAGATGG AAAAGCCAGTTGTTGCAGCCCGTCAGCCAACTATAAGAACGATAGATGGACAATCCGTTACACTTGAGTGCTATGTTGTCAGTGCTGTGCCACAAATAATAAATTCCTGGAAATGGTTTAGAGAAAATGAAAAGGGGAATATTTTGTCATACTCCCCAACATACAATATTTCCTTTGTAACAGTCGGTCATGGACTTAACTACAAATGCACAGCGTCAAATGATGCTGGTGAATCGATCCCTGTAACAGTTATGGTACAAGTTCTCA CACCTCCACATATTCAGTCTTTCGGTGAATACAGTCCCCTAGAAAACTCTAATCTTCATATTCGTTGCAACATATCTAGTAACCCGTCTCCGAATTGGGATCAAGTTCACTGGACAAAGATTGAATCAATATCTTTTAGAGTTTCAGGTTTTAGTTTGTATTTCAATGAAATTAGTCGCCAGGAAGCTGGTATATATACATGCCACGTCACCACTTTACTGGAATTGACGTCTGGACAGATATTAACAAAGACGGACAACAAAAATGTCACCATTGATGTTTTAT acgCTCCTGGTTCATCTATAAAGCTATCTACgacatcaaattcaattattacAATAGAAAACTCAGCCATTCCAACTGTTTTATGCAGTGCTAATTGTAATCCTGGTTGTGCTTTCAACTGGCAAACTCCATCTGGGACATTAATAGCTGGTGCTGAACTCAGTCTAGGTAATGCCAAAAGGAATATGAACGGCACATATACTTGTTCAGCTTCGACCAGTATTGGTTTAGATAACCATGTAGCCTATGCTAGGATAGATCTAATTATTCATT ATAGTCCATTTATCACTTCGATCCTACCATCCAAAAGTGTAAGTGTGATGGAAGAATCTCAAATAACACTAGTCTGTAAAGCAGGTGGCTATCCATCACCTAACATAACTTGGAGTTACATGGGGAAAAACGACACATCATCCCTGAAAAGCATAGTGGACTTTGAATCTTTGACGTTTGTAAACATTTCACGCATGAAGGGTGGTATATATTTCTGCCATGTTAATAATGGTATCGGTGAGGGACATTTTGAAGAAATTCACCTGACTGTAACAC ATGGACCTGGGCTATCAGTCGAAATTCTCCCCTTGAACAGCATAAGTGTGAGTGAGAATGAAACCATAGAAAATATCACATGCTCTGCAACATGCAATCCTGTGTGTTCATACAAATGGCAAAAGCCTGACGGAAATCATGTGGCAGATAATAATCTTGAGCTTGGAGCCGCTCATAGAGATATGAGTGGAACTTACTTGTGTACAGCTGAAAATGAGATACAATCTATGACTTTACAAGGATTTGCTAGATTATCACTCCTTGTCTACT ATTCTGCAACTATTTCCTTTTTCTCCCCAAAAAACAAGCTAATCTTGGAAGAAGGAGACACATTACAAATTGTTTGTGAAGCAGATGGGTATCCTTTTCCAAACATAACTTGGagtaaaaacaataatattttttctcggAAAGATGTGCATTATTTTAAGGCTCTTTCGTGTGGAGACTCGGGTTACTATACGTGCATTGTAACCAACGGAATAGGTTCTACAGATGAAGATGGATTTAACCTTTCAATACCAT GTGGACACATCCAAGAAGATACAACGACTGTTACTTTTGAAAACGGAACTGGAGGAAGTTCAATTAATTTGTCGCAAATTAACTCGG ATTCCAGACAGTCGATCTTCATCTATGTTGGAATTGGTGGTGGGATATTTGTTGTTGTAGCAATTGCAGTTTCCTTTATCATAGTGTATACAATCAAAGGACAACG ACAAATAAAGGGACCAATTAACCAACAGGCAACGGACATTCAACCAGGAAATGAGTATAATGAAATTCTCGATACCGATGTCAGCTCAATATCACCATCTCAAG
- the LOC139519917 gene encoding hemicentin-1-like isoform X2 — MKSKIHVVWNYCVLCIVVVKGNFIKRPDDVTECSGVDLTFGWEYSGSANVVMWEKLPSTTVLSHVLIVDLLTPGSGYEGRIRHNSNGNMTLKSLKEEDSGTYKCTVTYLLGIAEDSIDVIIYNRLRMPPSITYNSKTNKLSCTVADVNSGIHYTWTLNEEVIGTENALIPKNSGVYTCVITGKAIEMCAVSNIKKNASFSLQMEKPVVAARQPTIRTIDGQSVTLECYVVSAVPQIINSWKWFRENEKGNILSYSPTYNISFVTVGHGLNYKCTASNDAGESIPVTVMVQVLTPPHIQSFGEYSPLENSNLHIRCNISSNPSPNWDQVHWTKIESISFRVSGFSLYFNEISRQEAGIYTCHVTTLLELTSGQILTKTDNKNVTIDVLYAPGSSIKLSTTSNSIITIENSAIPTVLCSANCNPGCAFNWQTPSGTLIAGAELSLGNAKRNMNGTYTCSASTSIGLDNHVAYARIDLIIHYSPFITSILPSKSVSVMEESQITLVCKAGGYPSPNITWSYMGKNDTSSLKSIVDFESLTFVNISRMKGGIYFCHVNNGIGEGHFEEIHLTVTHGPGLSVEILPLNSISVSENETIENITCSATCNPVCSYKWQKPDGNHVADNNLELGAAHRDMSGTYLCTAENEIQSMTLQGFARLSLLVYYSATISFFSPKNKLILEEGDTLQIVCEADGYPFPNITWSKNNNIFSRKDVHYFKALSCGDSGYYTCIVTNGIGSTDEDGFNLSIPCGHIQEDTTTVTFENGTGGSSINLSQINSDSRQSIFIYVGIGGGIFVVVAIAVSFIIVYTIKGQRQIKGPINQQATDIQPGNEYNEILDTDVSSISPSQGVYSEITEDGNTVEEPHSTDDPREPSGGSSVGYSKFQPSNNLDSSYLCAVPSNSTVTSITCNNFESFTRNES, encoded by the exons ATGAAGTCAAAAATACATGTTGTGTGGAATTATTGTGTTCTTTGTATCGTTGTAGTTAAAG GTAATTTCATAAAAAGACCAGATGATGTAACAGAGTGTTCTGGAGTTGATTTAACATTTGGATGGGAATACAGTGGTTCCGCCAATGTAGTGATGTGGGAAAAGCTTCCATCAACGACTGTCCTTTCGCATGTCttaattgttg ATTTATTGACCCCCGGTTCAGGATATGAAGGGCGAATCAGACATAATTCCAATGGCAATATGAccttaaaaagtttaaaagaggAAGATTCTGGTACCTATAAATGCACTGTGACTTACCTACTTGGAATTGCAGAAGATAGCATTGATGTGATAATTTACA ATAGATTGAGAATGCCACCTTCGATAACATACAACAGCAAAACGAATAAATTATCATGTACAGTAGCTGATGTGAATAGCGGAATACATTACACATGGACG ttgaaCGAAGAAGTAATTGGAACTGAAAACGCTTTAATACCGAAAAACAGTGGTGTCTATACATGTGTTATAACCGGGAAGGCTATAGAAATGTGCGCTGTCAGTAATATTAAGAAAAACGCATCGTTTTCATTGCAGATGG AAAAGCCAGTTGTTGCAGCCCGTCAGCCAACTATAAGAACGATAGATGGACAATCCGTTACACTTGAGTGCTATGTTGTCAGTGCTGTGCCACAAATAATAAATTCCTGGAAATGGTTTAGAGAAAATGAAAAGGGGAATATTTTGTCATACTCCCCAACATACAATATTTCCTTTGTAACAGTCGGTCATGGACTTAACTACAAATGCACAGCGTCAAATGATGCTGGTGAATCGATCCCTGTAACAGTTATGGTACAAGTTCTCA CACCTCCACATATTCAGTCTTTCGGTGAATACAGTCCCCTAGAAAACTCTAATCTTCATATTCGTTGCAACATATCTAGTAACCCGTCTCCGAATTGGGATCAAGTTCACTGGACAAAGATTGAATCAATATCTTTTAGAGTTTCAGGTTTTAGTTTGTATTTCAATGAAATTAGTCGCCAGGAAGCTGGTATATATACATGCCACGTCACCACTTTACTGGAATTGACGTCTGGACAGATATTAACAAAGACGGACAACAAAAATGTCACCATTGATGTTTTAT acgCTCCTGGTTCATCTATAAAGCTATCTACgacatcaaattcaattattacAATAGAAAACTCAGCCATTCCAACTGTTTTATGCAGTGCTAATTGTAATCCTGGTTGTGCTTTCAACTGGCAAACTCCATCTGGGACATTAATAGCTGGTGCTGAACTCAGTCTAGGTAATGCCAAAAGGAATATGAACGGCACATATACTTGTTCAGCTTCGACCAGTATTGGTTTAGATAACCATGTAGCCTATGCTAGGATAGATCTAATTATTCATT ATAGTCCATTTATCACTTCGATCCTACCATCCAAAAGTGTAAGTGTGATGGAAGAATCTCAAATAACACTAGTCTGTAAAGCAGGTGGCTATCCATCACCTAACATAACTTGGAGTTACATGGGGAAAAACGACACATCATCCCTGAAAAGCATAGTGGACTTTGAATCTTTGACGTTTGTAAACATTTCACGCATGAAGGGTGGTATATATTTCTGCCATGTTAATAATGGTATCGGTGAGGGACATTTTGAAGAAATTCACCTGACTGTAACAC ATGGACCTGGGCTATCAGTCGAAATTCTCCCCTTGAACAGCATAAGTGTGAGTGAGAATGAAACCATAGAAAATATCACATGCTCTGCAACATGCAATCCTGTGTGTTCATACAAATGGCAAAAGCCTGACGGAAATCATGTGGCAGATAATAATCTTGAGCTTGGAGCCGCTCATAGAGATATGAGTGGAACTTACTTGTGTACAGCTGAAAATGAGATACAATCTATGACTTTACAAGGATTTGCTAGATTATCACTCCTTGTCTACT ATTCTGCAACTATTTCCTTTTTCTCCCCAAAAAACAAGCTAATCTTGGAAGAAGGAGACACATTACAAATTGTTTGTGAAGCAGATGGGTATCCTTTTCCAAACATAACTTGGagtaaaaacaataatattttttctcggAAAGATGTGCATTATTTTAAGGCTCTTTCGTGTGGAGACTCGGGTTACTATACGTGCATTGTAACCAACGGAATAGGTTCTACAGATGAAGATGGATTTAACCTTTCAATACCAT GTGGACACATCCAAGAAGATACAACGACTGTTACTTTTGAAAACGGAACTGGAGGAAGTTCAATTAATTTGTCGCAAATTAACTCGG ATTCCAGACAGTCGATCTTCATCTATGTTGGAATTGGTGGTGGGATATTTGTTGTTGTAGCAATTGCAGTTTCCTTTATCATAGTGTATACAATCAAAGGACAACG ACAAATAAAGGGACCAATTAACCAACAGGCAACGGACATTCAACCAGGAAATGAGTATAATGAAATTCTCGATACCGATGTCAGCTCAATATCACCATCTCAAG